A stretch of Arachis hypogaea cultivar Tifrunner chromosome 15, arahy.Tifrunner.gnm2.J5K5, whole genome shotgun sequence DNA encodes these proteins:
- the LOC140179365 gene encoding uncharacterized protein, giving the protein METRKKKVELNRIRGRGGLHNILEIDCEGDGRQRSGGLAVMWGNSLVLEVSSMSPNHIDFIVRPPDQTRPWRVTGFYGCPDVANKHKSWELLNRLGQAHQMPWLVCGDFNHILEQKENLGGLPVTYAQVRGFQDSLQLNELFDLGFVGYAFTWSNNQVGEANKQERLDRAVATIDWKEASPEVIVCHLNRYRSDHCPILVDMDGARKQKRKWLDRRSLGTTEGSGSSSR; this is encoded by the coding sequence ATggaaacaaggaaaaaaaaagttgAGTTAAATCGGATTCGTGGCAGAGGAGGTTTGCACAATATTTTGGAAATTGACTGtgaaggagatgggagacaaagATCAGGAGGATTAGCAGTTATGTGGGGCAATTCCCTAGTGTTGGAAGTATCATCGATGTCGCCAAATCATATAGATTTTATTGTCAGACCACCGGATCAGACTCGCCCTTGGAGGGTTACTGGTTTTTATGGTTGTCCAGATGTAGCTAATAAACATAAGTCTTGGGAGCTTCTTAATCGGTTAGGACAAGCACATCAGATGCCTTGGCTAGTTTGTGGCGACTTCAATCATATTTTGGAACAAAAGGAAAATTTGGGTGGGCTACCTGTCACCTATGCTCAGGTCCGAGGCTTTCAAGATTCGTTGCAACTTAATGAACTATTTGATTTGGGATTTGTGGGATATGCCTTTACATGGTCTAATAATCAAGTTGGCGAAGCTAATAAACAAGAACGCTTAGACCGAGCAGTAGCGACTATTGATTGGAAAGAGGCTTCTCCGGAGGTGATTGTATGTCATTTGAACCGATATCGCTCAGATCATTGTCCTATTCTAGTTGATATGGATGGGGCACGAAAGCAAAAGAGAAAGTggctg